In Trichlorobacter lovleyi, the DNA window TAAGGCTCTGAGCATGACTTCATGGCCCCATAGGGAAAGTGTGGTTGAAAATCCTGATGCGACGGTATGTAGCCGTTATTTTGCGCCTTGGCCCGACCATACGATGACATATACGACATTTTTATGAAGTTAACCGTATCCACCCCTTTTGATAGCCAAAATTGTTCATACGGCTGCATCTGGTGTTCATTAAAGGCAAAGACGATACATTGCATTTCAATATGCGGGTGCAGTGTACGCATACGGCGTTTTTGCAGAATAATATTTTCAACTGACGTCACAACCTTAGCCAAATCACCACCGGAACGATATTTTTGATAGGTTGCCTGGTCGAGACCATCACATGAGACAATCAGCTTATCAAGCCCTGACTGAATCAGGTGCAGACCTGTTTCTTCAGTGTACAGCATCATGTTGGTACTGAGCTGCGTGCGGACATGATAGCCCTTTGCGTATTCAATGCATCGAAACAGATCGTTATTAAGAAGCGGCTCTCCCCAGTTATAGAGTAAAATTGACTCGATCTCCGGCAAAAGCTTATCCAGGCCGGCCTTAAAGGTCTCAAACCGCATAGTGCCCCGTTCAACGCCCGGGAAATGCGGTCTCATTGCCCCGGTATTACAAAGTGAACAATGCAGGTTGCATCGGTTTGACATCTCGAAGATGGCATAGGTCGGTTTGTTTTTTATGGTAATCAGTTGGTGCCGGGCAGAAAACTCGCTTAAACAGGAGTTAACCGTACGATGAGTCCGCAACTCTTTTTGTTGTTCTCCGGTTTGACAGCCATCTGCTAAAAAATGTTGTTTGTTGGCAGGCGTATCGATTCGCCTGATAAAATCGCCAAGTTCATTGTAGTGAGCCCATTCAGCGGCATCTGCGGTTGATGCCTCAGCGGGCTTTGGGGCAATACGCTTAAACACGAACCCCTCGAAGGTTGAAGGGATGTTAACGCTATCCTGTGCTGAAAAGCCTGCTACTATCTCATATTGACCGGTAAACAGCCGGAGAAATTTCTTTTTTGAGAAAAACCATGCCGGATAGGAGGCCTCATAGATTTCAGGAGACACGAATTGCACCGTTAAACGGTCATGGTCTCCTGCAATAAAGGGGGTTCTGTCAAAAATGATATAGTCAAAGTTATAAGCAAGCAGCTCCTCAATAAATCCGTATGGTTTCTCCAGATACTCAAGCACCGCGGACAGCAGGACAATTGAAGGTTTTTGATGTTGCACGCACTCAGACATGCTGCTGAAGAATCTCAAACAACTATCGGAAATTGCGGCATTGCCATATTCGACAAAATGAGCCTGCTCAACGATATTCCACTTTAACTCCCTGACTCCTGCCAGATACCCCCTTAAGGCAAAGTAGGTACTCCCCAGTGAGCCTCCGAAATCTATCAGATTAAGAGCTTGGTCATATTCAGAGGCGATCTGCGGCAGCCAGTACGCAAGCGGTGCTATCCATTCATAAGGGATGGTATCAAAGACCACCGTGTCTCGTTCGTAGGCAGCCTTGCCTGACTTTACCTGCAGTGCGGCCTCTTTAACCCTTTCAAAAATCAGGGGCGCATCATAACGCCCCGCATACTGCACCGCTTCTGCCCAGGTGGAAAAATCCCCGAAAAACCCATATTCATTGCTTTTCCTTTGAAATGGCGCAGCAGCCAAAGCGGCGTCAGCAAACAAATCGCCAAAGGCAACCCTTGGAAAAACATCCAGTAGAGTGCCTTCAGCCGCATTCAAGATAGCAATTCCTGACCGGGCAGCGGCCTGCCTGATTGCCTGATACTGTTGCACCAGCTGAAGATAGGAGTGGCCGTCTTTTTCCAGGCCACCATCGTGCCTCTCCCTGTCCCTGCTGTCATGAACACTGGCCCCATGTGCATCCTGATGATCAACGTCCTGACTGATATTCAGCGGCACGAGCCAGTCATGATCGTGCCCGAGCAGGTAAATATCCTTAAACCCCATATACACTGCCGCCTGAAGCGCCATGACAGGAGCTGTTTGAGATCCTGAAACCGGCTGCGTCAGGTCAATCCCCTGCCGCAATAAAAAGTCAGGAGAGGCTGAGAAATCCAGATAATAGGTTTCTGCCTCGACAGGGGTGCTGCTTCTGTTGTTTCTTTTTATATCAGCTAAAGGGCAAAGCAGAACCGTGTCCGGGTGGCACAGCTGAAGAGCAGTGGTGAATGACCGGATCCAGTCATCCCAGACGGCCTCGGTGATCGACGGACGGAAGGTGGGTAGACAGTGATACCGGGGTTTAATGCAAGCAAAGTCGAAATGAACAGGAATGGTACTGACCGTTATGCATATTTCATCCTTCAGCGGTTCAAGATCCAGATTCTTTATTGCAGGCCCGTCAACAAGTATAAAGCAACGCTCACCCCGATGGCGACCACCCAGCACAGCATTTCGCTCGAGTATATGCCGTCTTACTATTTCAGGAAGCACATGCACCTCATAGGAGCAGGGACAGGGAGGTTATGCCGGCCATTGTATCGTCACAAACGCAGTCACGATGAAGAGATATGAGCCACAGATTTCCTGATAGCATCTTTCCGCAGATCCGGACAAACAAAAAGCAGGAACTGCCTTGAGTAACACCATGTAAAATCACCAGTTTAAATCTTTTTCATAGCCAAGTTCCATCAATAGATTTCCTGCATGTTTCTTAAAAATGTATTTGCTCGTGCTATCAAATAGATTTTTCCAGTCACCCACTATTCCTTTTCTGACAAAATCACCTTTAAAAAAGCTGAGGCTGGCACGCATATTTTCCTTAGAGTGTTTTTCCAGCGCGGACTCAATAGCATCCTGTGAAAAATCAAATCCAAGCCGGTGCCCAAGATCCTTAAGTGTCCTGACCGGGTCTTCAATCAGTTTTTCATAACGACACGACGCCTGATGCTTACCCTGCCATGAATACACATAATCAACCCATTCCAAGACCGTCTTTGTCAAAAAAACATTGAAAGGGATATCAAATTTTTCATTAAATCCATTAAGAACACAAAACTCCTTCTCAAAGCAGAATCTGGAAACTATTACATCTCGGCCATCTCGCAGCAGATGTACGGTTGCATGTTCAAAATCATGCAGCCGGCTTCCAGGTTTCTCATGACTTTTTATAACGCAGGAGGGAGTTAAGCCGAAATCGGTTCCTCCCTTATACCAGGGGTGAATTACTATGTGGGGAGCGGGGTTGTTGGCATCCACATAAATATCGCGGGTTGGCACATGCAGGAGCTCTCCGAGCAGATTGCATAACCAGCTGCCCCCGGATTTAGGGTACTCAGCCACGACTATTCTCATACATCACCCCTGGAAAAT includes these proteins:
- a CDS encoding methyltransferase, TIGR04325 family; this translates as MLPEIVRRHILERNAVLGGRHRGERCFILVDGPAIKNLDLEPLKDEICITVSTIPVHFDFACIKPRYHCLPTFRPSITEAVWDDWIRSFTTALQLCHPDTVLLCPLADIKRNNRSSTPVEAETYYLDFSASPDFLLRQGIDLTQPVSGSQTAPVMALQAAVYMGFKDIYLLGHDHDWLVPLNISQDVDHQDAHGASVHDSRDRERHDGGLEKDGHSYLQLVQQYQAIRQAAARSGIAILNAAEGTLLDVFPRVAFGDLFADAALAAAPFQRKSNEYGFFGDFSTWAEAVQYAGRYDAPLIFERVKEAALQVKSGKAAYERDTVVFDTIPYEWIAPLAYWLPQIASEYDQALNLIDFGGSLGSTYFALRGYLAGVRELKWNIVEQAHFVEYGNAAISDSCLRFFSSMSECVQHQKPSIVLLSAVLEYLEKPYGFIEELLAYNFDYIIFDRTPFIAGDHDRLTVQFVSPEIYEASYPAWFFSKKKFLRLFTGQYEIVAGFSAQDSVNIPSTFEGFVFKRIAPKPAEASTADAAEWAHYNELGDFIRRIDTPANKQHFLADGCQTGEQQKELRTHRTVNSCLSEFSARHQLITIKNKPTYAIFEMSNRCNLHCSLCNTGAMRPHFPGVERGTMRFETFKAGLDKLLPEIESILLYNWGEPLLNNDLFRCIEYAKGYHVRTQLSTNMMLYTEETGLHLIQSGLDKLIVSCDGLDQATYQKYRSGGDLAKVVTSVENIILQKRRMRTLHPHIEMQCIVFAFNEHQMQPYEQFWLSKGVDTVNFIKMSYMSSYGRAKAQNNGYIPSHQDFQPHFPYGAMKSCSEPYNHVTIDWNGDWYTCCFPSGMREYRIGNIVTDDFWEIWNGEKYRYCRALLKNQISGDGYCETICHDCTGVFPSRDTKRYWLQETE
- a CDS encoding sulfotransferase domain-containing protein; this translates as MRIVVAEYPKSGGSWLCNLLGELLHVPTRDIYVDANNPAPHIVIHPWYKGGTDFGLTPSCVIKSHEKPGSRLHDFEHATVHLLRDGRDVIVSRFCFEKEFCVLNGFNEKFDIPFNVFLTKTVLEWVDYVYSWQGKHQASCRYEKLIEDPVRTLKDLGHRLGFDFSQDAIESALEKHSKENMRASLSFFKGDFVRKGIVGDWKNLFDSTSKYIFKKHAGNLLMELGYEKDLNW